The following coding sequences are from one Hymenobacter sp. DG25A window:
- the rodA gene encoding rod shape-determining protein RodA: MPAPARYSRSIDWVTVGLYAFMVLLGWLNVYAASYSPDAPSGLFNFDFNYGKQLVWIGTAVVLIVILLVIDYKAYDTLAYVLYGGMILLLLLTLFIARPIAGSRSWLELGPVRLQPAEFAKFTTALAVSRYMASINLRHQNWRDQLILAGMTLLPVVLIIASNETGQALVYGALLLAYFREGMSPLILIILASAGIILILALLVPTLWLLGAFTLILVLVFVFNTRIFRHHLPVALSVWAIVIGMVFGVNYFFNSVLHDYQRKRIEVLLNPSADPLGVGWNVTQSKIAIGSGGFTGKGFLQGTQTKFDFVPEQSTDFIFCTVGEEWGWLGTITVVILFVALLSRILYVAERQKSVFGRTYGYCVASIIFFHFSINIGMTIGLAPVVGIPLPFFSYGGSSLWSFTILLFILLAIDAYRKQDLNR; the protein is encoded by the coding sequence ATGCCCGCACCGGCGCGCTATTCTCGCAGTATAGATTGGGTTACCGTGGGGCTGTATGCCTTCATGGTGCTGCTAGGCTGGCTGAACGTGTACGCGGCCAGCTACTCGCCCGACGCGCCCAGTGGCCTCTTCAATTTCGACTTCAACTACGGCAAGCAGCTGGTCTGGATTGGTACTGCCGTGGTGCTGATTGTTATCCTGCTGGTCATCGACTACAAAGCCTACGACACGCTGGCCTACGTGCTCTATGGGGGCATGATTCTGCTGCTGCTGCTCACGCTGTTCATTGCCCGGCCCATTGCCGGGTCGCGCTCCTGGCTAGAGCTGGGGCCGGTGCGCCTGCAGCCCGCGGAATTTGCCAAGTTTACCACGGCCCTGGCCGTTTCGCGCTATATGGCCAGCATCAACCTGCGCCACCAGAACTGGCGCGACCAGCTGATCTTGGCCGGTATGACGCTGCTGCCCGTGGTGCTCATCATTGCATCTAATGAAACCGGCCAGGCGCTGGTGTACGGCGCCCTACTGCTGGCCTATTTCCGCGAGGGCATGTCGCCTCTGATTCTGATTATCCTGGCCTCGGCCGGCATCATTCTGATACTGGCGCTGCTGGTGCCCACCCTATGGCTGCTGGGGGCTTTTACCCTGATTCTGGTGCTGGTGTTCGTGTTTAACACGCGCATTTTCCGGCACCATCTGCCGGTAGCGCTCAGCGTGTGGGCCATTGTAATTGGGATGGTGTTTGGGGTGAACTACTTCTTCAACAGCGTGCTGCACGACTACCAGCGCAAGCGCATTGAGGTGCTGCTGAACCCCTCCGCCGACCCCTTGGGCGTGGGCTGGAACGTGACGCAGTCCAAAATTGCCATTGGCTCCGGCGGCTTCACCGGCAAAGGCTTCCTGCAAGGCACCCAAACCAAGTTCGACTTCGTGCCGGAGCAAAGCACCGACTTCATTTTCTGCACCGTAGGGGAGGAGTGGGGCTGGCTGGGCACCATTACCGTAGTCATTCTCTTCGTGGCGCTGCTGTCGCGCATTCTGTACGTGGCCGAGCGGCAGAAATCGGTATTTGGGCGTACGTATGGGTACTGCGTGGCCAGTATTATCTTCTTCCACTTCAGTATCAACATTGGCATGACCATTGGCCTGGCGCCGGTGGTGGGCATTCCGCTGCCGTTTTTCAGCTACGGCGGCTCATCGTTGTGGTCGTTTACTATACTGCTGTTTATTCTGCTGGCTATTGATGCCTACCGCAAGCAGGATCTGAACCGGTAG